Genomic segment of Saprospira sp. CCB-QB6:
TGCCTCGGTCATCATAGCGAAAAACGGCAAAGCCACGGCGGCTAAAATGATCGGCAATAACAGCAAAAGATTGATGGCCAAAAATTTCTGAATTTCGATCTTGTGGTCCACTGCCCGAAATGAGTAAAATGGCGGGGACAGGGGTGCTATCTGTGGCATTGGGTGGAAGCGTTAGCGTTCCTTCCAAGCGGATATTCGTTTTGGGCGTAATCACATAATGTTGCTCCTCGATATAGGGAAATGGCGGCTGAGGTGTTTGGGGGCGTTTGGGGGCTTGGGGCAGCTCGTCTGCGTCTACTTTTTTCAAGTTGAGAGGCAGAATAAGGCCATTTTGCATCCATTGCCCTTTGATGCCCTCTTCGGCGGCCCATTGGCCCATATAAGTGATATTGGCTAGCGCCCAGCTAGCTTTAAGTTCTGGTCCATAGACCTCTATTTTATCAAATTTGAGATTAAATTGCCCCTGTTTGGGACTGTCCATCAAGAGTAGCAAAGTCCCATTTTCTTCTTGAATATGAAAAACAATAGGAATTTCCATTCCCTGAACCTCAATCGTTCCGCTCCAATCGCCCACCCAATCGGTCTGAGTCTGAGCAGTTAGGAAAAAAGGAAGCGAAAGGCATAGAAGAAATAGGCCTATCTGTCTGAAAAAACTAAAAATATATGCGTGCATTTTTGTCAATTTTAAACAAAATAGTACTTTTTGAGCCGCTCAAGAAATAAAAAAAGGCGATCGCTTAGCGGCTCCAAACATAGAATGCAGTATCTTAAGCAGAGAAAGTAAAATTTAGGGAAGGAATCCCCAACTATTCAGGATGGCCAAAGGCTATCCTTTCAATTTTATAGAAACAACGGTTGGCATCCTCTTTTAGCCGCCCGTTAAAAAACGAAATTTTTAAAGAGTATGAGAAAATACGCCTTACTATTCCTCTTTGCCTTTTTGGCCCAGATGAGTATTGCGCAATCCTTGCAAAAAACGCTGGTAGATGAAGATACCGATATCTCCTTCTATCCCGTAGATAAGCAGATTGATTTGCGCTTTACGCCCACATCTAATTTTATTCAAAGCATTGTCTTTGCCTCTTTTAAAGTAAAAAATCGCTACGATTATTATGCTCAAAAAGAGCGGGTAGATGGCAATAAGTATAAGTATTTTGTCAAGGTAGAAGATTCTACAAGCTACCATAGCCAAAAGGCCGCAGGAGGTGGAGGTTTTATTGAAATGACTGCAGAGGGAAAGCAGTATTTTGTGGCCCTAAGTGGAAAAAAAGCTGCCGATAAGTTTGCCGCCGCCAAAAAGGAAGGCAAAGAAGCCGTTCAACAGCTTAAACGCAAACGCAGCTATATGGATCAGTCGCCTTATGAGGTGACTACCGAGCTAGCCGATGGCACAGAGTTTAGCATTAAGTACCTCAATGAAAAGAGCTTTAACCTGACTTATCAGCAAACAGAAAACGGGAAAACCTATAGCATTAGTCAGGATATGAATTTTGGCGAAACCTATAAGGTGAAAGTTAAGGAAGATGACCCTGGCGCTGATTTTAGCCTGAAATTGACGAATAAAGAATTAGCTGCTCAACAAACAGAGCCCATCATTTTACTCGCGAGTAGCATCAATATGCCTTTTGTGCTTTTGATTTTGCTTTTGGGTGCGCTCTTTTTTACGATCTATTTCAAGTTTCCCAATATTACCCGCCTTGGCCTAGCCATCAATACCGTCAGAGGGAAATATTATAATCCCGACGATCAGATGTCAGAGGATAATCCCGATACCATTAAGGATGAAGCCGCAGAAGGAGAGGTAACGCCTTTTCAAGCCCTTTCGGCCGCTCTTTCGGCTACGGTAGGACTCGGAAATATCGCTGGGGTGGCTATTGCCATTTCTTTGGGTGGACCTGGCGCTACGCTTTGGATGATTATCGCTGGCTTGCTCGGTATGGCCTCTAAGTTTACCGAATGTACCCTCGGCGTAAAATATAGAGAAATTGATGAGGAAGGGACCATTCACGGCGGTCCTATGTATTACCTCTCTAAAGGTCTAGCCGATAAAGGCTTAGCTGGCCTCGGAAAAGTATTCGCCATTTTCTTTGCAATTATGTGTGTAGGAGGCTCTTTTGGTGGCGGAAATATGTTCCAAGCCAACCAAGCCGCCTCTCAAGTACTGGGCACTCTAGGCATCGAAGGTGGTGCCGGTGGCTTTATCTTTGGTCTAATTACCGCTGCACTAGTGGCTGTGGTTATCATTGGTGGAATTAAACGAATCGGTAAAGTAGCCGAAACAATCGTTCCTTTTATGGCCGTTCTTTATGTCGGTAGCGCACTAATCGTGATTGCGATGAACGCTGGCCAAATTCCTACTGCTTTCGGACTTATCCTCGATGAAGCGCTCAATCCCCCCGCTATGTTTGGTGGTTTTGTTGGCGTACTTATTACTGGTTTCCAACGGGCCGCTTTCTCCAATGAAGCAGGCGTAGGTTCTGCCGCTATTGCCCACTCTGCCGTAAAAACAGCTTATCCCGCTAGTGAAGGGGTGGTCGCTCTCCTAGAGCCTTTTATTGATACCGTGATTATCTGTACCATTACCGCTTTGGTCATCATCATTACGGGCCAATACGAAAACCTAGACGGTATCGATGGCGTGAGTATGACTTCTAACGCCTTCGCTACAGCTATTCCTTGGTTCCCTTATATCCTCACTTTGGCTGTAGCCCTTTTCGCCTTTTCTACCATGTTGTCTTGGTCGTATTATGGCCTCCAAGCCTGGAAATTCCTCTTCGGGAAATCTAAGGCGATGGATCTCACCTATAAGGTGCTTTTCTGCATTTTTGTAGTGGTGGGCGCTTCGGCTAGCCTCGGCTCTGTGGTCGGATTTTCCGATGCCATGATTTTTGCCATGGTGTTCCCCAATATGATCGGCCTGATCATTTTGGCTCCCACGGTTCGCAAAGAAGTAAAACGCTATGTGGCCGATATTAAAGCCGGTAAATTGGGCTAAATAATTAGCTTGATGTCTACGCTAAACGTCTCTTTCCAATTTCGGGAAGAGACGTTTTTTTTGGGGCCTCCGCTGCGGCTTCGCCTTGCGGCGCTACGCTTTGGGGCTCGCAGGTCTGCTCGGCCCTTCGCAGGCTTCGCCTGCTCGGTCTGGCCTTCGGCCACCCCGCCGCATCGCTAGGCCAATTTGGCCTGCGGCCAAAGGCGGCAAGCCGCCTAAAGCGCAACCATTTGATGGAGCTGTTGTTAGATAAGGGACAAAATAACAACAAACTATGCAAGGAAAAACAATACTCATTGTCGGCGGTAGCCGCGGTATCGGCGCCGCCTTGGCCCAAAAACTCTTAGCCGAAGGAGCCCAAGTTTATAATGCCAGCCGCTCTGCAACCACTTTGGGCCAATCCCTTTCTTATGATGCTTTAACCGATGACCCCAAGGCGCTTTTGGCCCAATTGCCAGACCAACTAGATGGCTTGGTCTATTGCCCTGGAAGTATCAATTTACGTCCCTTCCACCGCATCAAAGAAGAACAGTTTAATCAAGAGTTTGAGCTGAATGTGATGGGGGCGGTTCGTCTGCTACAAGCGGCTTTGCCCCAACTCAAAAAGGCTGAAGCAGGCGCTTCTGTGGTCCTTTTCAGTACGGTGGCGGTAAAGCTGGGCATGCCCTTTCATAGCGCTATTGCTATGGCCAAAGGGGCCCTAGAAGGCCTCACTAAATCCTTGGCGGCCGAATGGGCCAGCCATAATATTCGCCTCAATGCTATTGCCCCTTCTCTGACTAATACCGATTTGGCGGAGCGCTTACTCAATACGGAGGCCAAACAGGAATCTGCCGCCAAACGGCACCCTTTGGGCCGCATCGGCCAGCCCCAAGATATCGCTAGCTTGGCTTATTACCTTCTGGACCAAAATAGCCAATGGATGACGGGCCAAGTTCTAGGCTTAGATGGTGGTATGGGCAGCCTAAAAATCTAATGAATATCTACGTCTATAATTTTAATCTCTTCCCGATAAAAATAGGCGGGTAGATGTTGATCATGATGACTTTTAAAAGCTGCAATGCGATACCCCAATTGAAGTAGTGAGTCAATTTTGGCCTCTTCTGGATACCAATGATAGGCCGCTACATCTTGAAAAAACATCAGCTCTGTTTGCTCAAAAGGTTTGCAATTAAAGACAACATCAACCTCTTGAAGTTCAGTCCCCATACTTTTGTAAATGGCTGTGTTGTGGAGCTTGGCATTTCGGAGATGATTGTCTATTTGTCGCGCTTGAAGAATCTTTTGAGGTTGGAAAATCCCAAAGCAAAGGATGGCCCCCAATATTGCTAAGCCCCACTTTCTTAGAGCTGGAAACTTAACATACTGCAAGCTTCCAGCTAAGCCCCAAACAATATAAGAGAGGCCCAAAAAATGAACTGGAAAACAAAAGGCGGGCATCTTGGTCTTAACCAGAGAAAAGAAAAGGTAAAGCACTCCAAAGGCAGCAAAAAGTCCAAATCCAAAGGCTTTTTTTGGGCTGATGATTAAGCTCAGTAGTATACCAAGGGCCAAAAAGATGAGATGAAAACTACTGCCATAAATGGTCCACAATTCCCTGAAATGAAATAAGAAATTGCCACTATGCCCTTCTAGGGCAGTAAATATATGTTCTCGGTTAAAGGCATAACTTAAGCTACTTTCTAGAGGAAAACGCTTAATTATGTAAACTTGCCAAGGGCCAAAAGTGGCTAGACAACTAGCGGCCCCAAGGGCAATATGTCCCCAATATTTGAGCTGAAAACGCTTTTCTTTTTGGCCCAAAATATATAGTCCCCAACTGCCAAATACTAAAATTCCAGTTAACCATTTGACCAAAACGCCAGCTCCTGCGAATAGTCCAATGGCAATAGCCCAAGGCCACTTTTTTTGACTTATGCTATATCGGCTAAAGGCCCAAAAGCTAGCCCCCACATAAAAGGCAAAACTAACGTCATTTTGGTCCAAATTAAGACGGCCAGAGCTCAACTCTAGCTGAACAAAAGAAAAGCAGCTGAATAGAGCGACTAAGAAGGCCCACTTTTTTTTCTGACTCCAAATGCGCATAAAGTCATAGCTCAATAGCACAGCTATAGCGCCCATCAAGGCAGAGGGAAGACGCATCGCCCAAACAGAAACCCCAAAAACTTTCATAGAAAGTGCCATCTGCCATAAAAACAAAGGTTGTTTATGCAGCCAAATATGATTACAACACCAAGCTGCTGGATCATAAGGGAGTAGAGCTGTTTTATGTAGTAAAGGAGTAAAAGGTTGCTCAATCATATTTCTAGCAACAAGGGCATGAAAGCGTTCATCCCAATCTTGCAAAAAGGGATCAATTTGAATCATGTAAAGTCTTATTCCAAGGGCCAAAAAAAAGAGTAAACAAAGCTTTAACTTATTTACTTCTGTTTTTACTACCCAAAACCAAAGGAATAAGCCCAACCCCAAAAAGCTAGCTAATAGGTAAGGGGAAAAGGCAATAGGCAACATATTAGAGCGGCTTAAAAATGCGATGAATTTTAATGGAGAGGTCCAAAAATAAAACTTTGGGGTGAGCATTCCGCTCAATAAAATAAAGATGATCGTTAAAGAGCTGCTGTAACTCGTCAATAGCAGGCAAGGGAAGCAATTTTGCTAAGCCTTGGGCCGCCTTTTGGTCCTGCGCCGACAGGCGCAAACTATTAGCGGGAAAACCTGTTTGCAATAGGCTCAATTCTCTAAGAAAAAAGAGACCATATTCTAAAAAGAGCAATTGTTCTTTGCGGCCAGTTTTACTGCCTTTTTTTCCTTCTTTAGGGTGGCTCCCCGTTACAAATTGCTCTACCCAATAGACCATAGGAGCACGCCCCTGATAACAGGCGCGGAGCCAGCCCGCAAAAGCTTGTCCGAGTTGTTGTTCTCCCTGATCTTGTCCATGGGCCAATTGTTTGGCCTTGCGGAAGTTCCCCTCTGAGAGGTAGGCAATTTCCTGTGCATTTTGAGTGGGAAGGCCTTCTTGGACCAAGGCAGCTGTAATTTGCTCATCTTGTAAGGCGGGCAGTTTGAGCAACTGACAGCGAGATAGAATAGTATTGAGAATAAGCTCCGCTCGTTCGGCGACTAATAGAAAGACAGTATTGGGTTCGGGTTCTTCAATGAGTTTGAGCAGGCGGTTCCCCTCCTTGTCCAAATATTCGGGCATCCAGAGTAAAAGGATTTTAAAGCGGCCCTCTACTCGAGTAAAGCTAAACTTGCGCACAATATCCACACACTCCCGCTTATTGATATTGCCCCTTTGATTGTTGGCTCCCAAATAAAAGAGCCAATCGTTCATATTGACATAAGGGCCTTTTTCTTCTAGCATTTTGCGCCATTCCTTAATATGGTCGCTACTTACGGCCTTGCTATCAATATTGGGGTAGGAAAAGTGGAGATCTGGATGAATATTTTTCTGGACCTTTTTGCAGGCATTGCATTGCCCACAGGCATCGGCAATGCCGTTTTCATTTTTTTCGCAAAGGAGGTATTGACTATAGGCGAGGGCGAGCGCAAGTCCACCTGCACCTTCTGGTCCAACAAAAATTTGAGCATGAGCGGTGCGCTCATGTTCATAAGAAACTTTGAGTTGCTCTATAGCGGCCTCTTGGCCCAATACGTCCTTAAATTGCATAGTACAAATTTCTTTTTGGCAAATCGGTCCGCTTTATACGGCCGAAGGCCGTAAATGGCCTAGCGATGCGGCGGGGTGGCCGTCAGGCCAGACCGAGGCGGCAAAGCCGCCGCAGGGCCGAGCATACTTGCGAGCCCCAAAGCGACAACAAGCCCTTTAGGGCGCAGTTCGACGACCGAAGGGAGTAACCGCCGACGAGCGAAGCGAGGCGGAGGCCCCAAAACTAGCAGCTATTACTCCTTCTTCAATCTGATTTTATTACCCGTTTTGGGAAGGGTTTCGCGGTAGATCTTATTCAGTTTTTCGAGTGATTTTAGGCGGATGCCATAATACTGAGAAACGGCCCTCAAATCTTGTCCTTTTCGGAGGATATGAAAATGTTGATCGCCCGTATAGCGTTTCTTTTTGCGTTGGAGAAAGACATATTGCCCTGCTCTGGGGCAGCCTTGCTCGGCAAAATCGTTGTAGCGTTCTAGCTTTTTGAGTTTAATATTGGCTCTTTGGGCCAGTTCGTTTAGGCTTTCGCCGACTTGCAGGACCATGGCTTTGCGGCCATTGACCTCAATAATGCCCTTGGGCAATTCGAGCTCCACGGTATCCTTAACTTCTCCGAAGGGGTCGGGAATGCGAATCGCCAAGCGTTCCTCTGGTCCTTTGATGCTATCTTTGGGTGGTGGTTGCAGATTGAAAATGCTGTCTAATTCGCCTGGCGCCAGTTGTAAATCTTGAAAAGAGAGATGGTCTAGGCGGTAGAGCTCATAGCGTTCAATGATACTAATGAGGTTTTTGCTATAGGTTTTTGCGGTAGCGTAACCTGCCTTTTGCAAGCCTTTGGCCCAAGCTTTATAATCTGTTTTATCGAGATCGAACAGAAAACCGTAGCGCCAGGCCTTTTTGGGGTTGCGTAAAAACTCGCTATGGGCGATATAAGATTTCTCGGCTTGGTCATAAACTCGAAAGCAAGACTTGACCGTCTCATCGTCCCAGAGGTAAAAGCTAGGGCCGTCCCAATGCTTTTTTCCGCCGCATTTGATTCCAAAATGGTTGTTGGCTTGGATGGCCAGTTGGCTAGCGCCAGAACCTGATTCTAGAATACCTTGGGCCATTTTGATACTGGCGGGAATACCCGCTCGGTCCATTTCAGCAATGGCGATATGCTGAAACTGCAAGATGTAAGCCTGCGTTTTGGCGGGGTCTAGGTCCTCAATAGAAAAAGGTTTGGCCCAGCTAGTAGCAAAGGAAAAAAGGCAAAGAAAAAAAGCAAGGGACTTCATGGCGCATTAGTGTTGGCGTTGCATGATAAAATTGAGGAACTGATAAAGCGGGGCTTTATCGGTTGAGCTTTTGGGGAGTTGGTCCAAGAAAGAAATGGCTTTGAGGCGGTAAGTCTCTACCGCCTGGCCTAAGGCTGCCTTAGCGCCAGAGCGCTCAAAAATAGCCTTAACCGTTTCGATTTTCTCCTCTTCTTTTTCGTTTGGACAAGCTTGCTGATAAAGGGCTAACAACTGCTGTTTGTCTGCTTCTTCGGCTAGCTCAAGGGCCTTGATATAAAGCACCGTTTTCTTATTCTGCAAAATATCTCCGCCGATGCGTTTGCCAAAGGTGGCAGCATCGCCAAAGCTATCGAGATAATCGTCTTGGAGTTGGAAGGCGATGCCCATATTTCGGCCAAATTCGCCTAGCAGTTCTGCCTCTTCGGCTGGAGCTTGGCCAATGAGTGCCCCCATTTTCATAGCGCCATAGAGCAAGACCGATGTTTTGAGCTCAATCATTTTGATATAGCTTTCTAGGGCTACGCTCTGCATTTGCTCAAAGTTCATATCCATTTGCTGGCCTTCACAAACGCCAATAGCTGTTTCATTGTAGCAATCGAGCAAAGCGGGCAAATTTCCTGCTGCCGATTGGGCTAAATACTTATAGCTATAGACCAACATCACATCTCCAGAAAGAATAGCCGTATTGGTATCAAACTTTTTGTGTACCGTGGCTTTTCCTCTGCGCAAATCGGCTTGGTCCATGATGTCATCATGCATTAATGAGAAATTATGGAAAAGCTCTATGGCATAGGCTGCAGGCAAGGCTGCCTCAATGTCTTGCCCTAGATAGAGTTCGGCGGCCATTAATAGCAAAATGGGCCGCATTTGTTTGCCGCCCAGAGAAAGAATATAATCTAGGGGCTGGTAAAGCTCCTGAGGTTGACCTTGGCCAAATTGTTCTTGAGCCGCATAGGCTCTATAAGCATTTTGGAGGCGTTGAAAAGCCTGCATAAGCGATTGGATTGATGAGTGAGGGGTTAGTAGTTGTCCAATTTTGCAATAACTAGCCATTTGCCTTCTCTTTGGACCATTTCAATTTCTACCTCTTCTTGCTTGCTATTGCAGCAAAGTTTGCAGAAGGTACTGCCGTCTTTTTCTTGGCAGTCAAGTTGGCTAAAATCAAAACGGATTTTATCGAGCAGGGCTTCTTTTTTATCAGGTTTTGAGGCCTTGAGTTGAAGCTCTGTGGCAAAATAGCGCAGTTGTTCTTGGCTAGAGGGCTCACAAAAAGCCTCCGCTTTGGCAAAATCTTCTGCTGCCACAGCGGTATAAAAGGCTTTGATAGCCGTTTGAGGATCTTGTTGTTCTTGGCTATAGTTTGGGCCTTCCTCCTGACAGGCGGTCAAGAGAGAAAGGCCCAAAATAAATAGCAAAATAGGCGTCCAATTAGGCATTGAGCACAGGGTTAAATTGCTTGAGAAAGCGTTGGTCATTTTCAAAAAATAGGCGAATATCATCTACCTCATATTTGAATAGCGCAATGCGTTCAATTCCAATACCAAAGGCAAAACCCGTGTATTCTTCGGGGTCAATGCCACAGTTTTCCAATACTTTGGGGTCTACCATACCACAACCCAATACTTCTAGCCAACCTGTGCCCTTAGTCAGGCGGCGGTCGCGCTCTGTCTCTAGACCCAAATAAACATCCATTTCGGCACTAGGCTCTGTAAATGGAAAATAAGAGGGGCGAAGGCGGATATTGGTGGCGCCAAACATTTCTTTGGCAAAATAGTAAAGGGTCTGACGAAGGTCGGCAAAGCTGACATCCTTGGCCACATAAAGTCCCTCAATCTGATGGAACTGGCAATGCGAACGAGCCGAAACAGTTTCGTTACGGTACACTCGGCCAGGCGCAACAATGCGCAAAGGGGGCTTTTGTTTGAGCATGCTCCGAATCTGTACAGGTGAAGTATGGGTGCGTAAAACCATTTTTTCAGGGTCTTTCACATAAAAAGTATCCTGCATATCGCGAGCGGGATGATCCTCTGGCGTGCCCAAAGCCGTAAAATTGGTCCAATCGTCCTCAATTTCACGCTCTTCGGCTACCGAAAAGCCAATGCGCTCAAAAATTTGCAACATTTCTTCCATGACCAAGGCCACAGGATGGCGGCTACCCCAGTTTTCGGGCTGGGCAGGAGCCGTCAGGTCAATGCGCTCATAGTTTTTCAATTCGGCCCGTTCTAGCTCTTCTTTTTTAGCATAAAACTTAGCCTCTGCCGCCTGCTTGATCTCATTCAGCAATTGGCCATATTCTTTTTTGCGTTCGTTGGGGACATTGCGCATCTCGCCAAAAAGGGGCTTGAGCTGATTTTTGGTCCCTAAAAATTTTAAACGAAACTGCTCTAGTTCTTCTTTATTCTGAGGCGCTGCTGCGGCCACTTCTTGGGCCAGCAGATTGGCCTTTTCAAAAGCCTCGATTTGCATTTTTTCTGGTATTTGGTTACTTCTTGCGAAGATAATGAACTTGTGTTAAAACTAGAGGACCTAAGGACTAAATCTGGTTTTTGCCCCTTTCTAAGGCCTGAAAATCAGTGACCAATTCTTTTTTTAGGTTTTTGGGGCCCGCGGCCAGCTAGGCCTTTGGCCTAGATTGGCCGCCGCTATGCTTCGCCGCTCGCGCTCTGCTCGGCCCTGCGTTTTTTTCGCTGCGCTCAAAAAACTTGGTCTGGCCTTCGGCCACCCCGCCGCATCGCTAGGCCAAATTCCTCCTTTGTTTAAGCCTTAGCCACTGGGCCTAAACAACAACAACCGCCCTGCTGAGACGGTTGCTGGAAGAGCTCTCTAGTGGCTGACTAGAAACGCTCTAAACACATAATTGGCATAACACAATTAAAATAGTTCTGCTGTTGCAAAGCCTAATGCAATTCTAAAATATAGAAAAAGTAAAAGGCCGCAATTCGCCATCTGGCAGCTCCACGAGCATTGCCCACCTTAGAGCCCTTATAATAGACATCGCCGTCTGACTCTACTTCTCCAATTTTAGAGCCCTTGTAATAGACATCTCCATCTGACTCAATTTCTCCAATCTTGGAGCCTTTGTAGTAGACATCTCCATCTGATTCTACCTCGCCAACTCGAGAGCCTTTGTAATAAATGTCTCCATCTGACTCAAATTCGGCCACTTTGGACCCCTTGTAGTACACATCTCCATCTGATTCAATTTCTCCAACTTTAGAGCCTTTGTAATAAACAGATTGAGCTTGGGTGGCCGTGACCGCAAGGACCATCAATAGAGCCATGAAAAAAATACGCTTGAGCATAAATCTATGGATTGAATAAATGAATTGACCTTCTCCTAAAGGAAAAGCCATAGCGCAAAGACTTAGATTCATAAAATAAAGAACCTATTTCCCTTCTCCTACAAGCTAAAAGATCAAAAAATAATTTCTTATAATATACGGTTTATGCATTACTTCTGCCCAAAAAACAAGCTGGGATCGAATAAAAATCAGCTTTCTTTTTATTGTGTACAATAAAGGTAGTAAACTATTTGGTAAACGCAAATAATTTTTGATTTTATTTTGGGTAGGCTAGGCAGCCCAGCTATTTATAAAGGAGCGAAGCGACTTGGCTGAGGGATGGGCAGCAGTGGCCCGAAGGGCCAGACCCAGCCGCCGAAGGCGGCGCAGGGCCGAGCGAAGAGCGAGCTGCGAGACAGCCCGACCCGCCCGAAGGGCGGGGCAGCCCCAAAAAGGCATAAAAAAAGCCAGTCAAGCATAGAGCAGACTGGCAGG
This window contains:
- a CDS encoding DNA polymerase III subunit; its protein translation is MQFKDVLGQEAAIEQLKVSYEHERTAHAQIFVGPEGAGGLALALAYSQYLLCEKNENGIADACGQCNACKKVQKNIHPDLHFSYPNIDSKAVSSDHIKEWRKMLEEKGPYVNMNDWLFYLGANNQRGNINKRECVDIVRKFSFTRVEGRFKILLLWMPEYLDKEGNRLLKLIEEPEPNTVFLLVAERAELILNTILSRCQLLKLPALQDEQITAALVQEGLPTQNAQEIAYLSEGNFRKAKQLAHGQDQGEQQLGQAFAGWLRACYQGRAPMVYWVEQFVTGSHPKEGKKGSKTGRKEQLLFLEYGLFFLRELSLLQTGFPANSLRLSAQDQKAAQGLAKLLPLPAIDELQQLFNDHLYFIERNAHPKVLFLDLSIKIHRIFKPL
- a CDS encoding polyprenyl synthetase family protein; this encodes MQAFQRLQNAYRAYAAQEQFGQGQPQELYQPLDYILSLGGKQMRPILLLMAAELYLGQDIEAALPAAYAIELFHNFSLMHDDIMDQADLRRGKATVHKKFDTNTAILSGDVMLVYSYKYLAQSAAGNLPALLDCYNETAIGVCEGQQMDMNFEQMQSVALESYIKMIELKTSVLLYGAMKMGALIGQAPAEEAELLGEFGRNMGIAFQLQDDYLDSFGDAATFGKRIGGDILQNKKTVLYIKALELAEEADKQQLLALYQQACPNEKEEEKIETVKAIFERSGAKAALGQAVETYRLKAISFLDQLPKSSTDKAPLYQFLNFIMQRQH
- a CDS encoding alanine/glycine:cation symporter family protein, yielding MRKYALLFLFAFLAQMSIAQSLQKTLVDEDTDISFYPVDKQIDLRFTPTSNFIQSIVFASFKVKNRYDYYAQKERVDGNKYKYFVKVEDSTSYHSQKAAGGGGFIEMTAEGKQYFVALSGKKAADKFAAAKKEGKEAVQQLKRKRSYMDQSPYEVTTELADGTEFSIKYLNEKSFNLTYQQTENGKTYSISQDMNFGETYKVKVKEDDPGADFSLKLTNKELAAQQTEPIILLASSINMPFVLLILLLGALFFTIYFKFPNITRLGLAINTVRGKYYNPDDQMSEDNPDTIKDEAAEGEVTPFQALSAALSATVGLGNIAGVAIAISLGGPGATLWMIIAGLLGMASKFTECTLGVKYREIDEEGTIHGGPMYYLSKGLADKGLAGLGKVFAIFFAIMCVGGSFGGGNMFQANQAASQVLGTLGIEGGAGGFIFGLITAALVAVVIIGGIKRIGKVAETIVPFMAVLYVGSALIVIAMNAGQIPTAFGLILDEALNPPAMFGGFVGVLITGFQRAAFSNEAGVGSAAIAHSAVKTAYPASEGVVALLEPFIDTVIICTITALVIIITGQYENLDGIDGVSMTSNAFATAIPWFPYILTLAVALFAFSTMLSWSYYGLQAWKFLFGKSKAMDLTYKVLFCIFVVVGASASLGSVVGFSDAMIFAMVFPNMIGLIILAPTVRKEVKRYVADIKAGKLG
- a CDS encoding ArnT family glycosyltransferase, whose amino-acid sequence is MLPIAFSPYLLASFLGLGLFLWFWVVKTEVNKLKLCLLFFLALGIRLYMIQIDPFLQDWDERFHALVARNMIEQPFTPLLHKTALLPYDPAAWCCNHIWLHKQPLFLWQMALSMKVFGVSVWAMRLPSALMGAIAVLLSYDFMRIWSQKKKWAFLVALFSCFSFVQLELSSGRLNLDQNDVSFAFYVGASFWAFSRYSISQKKWPWAIAIGLFAGAGVLVKWLTGILVFGSWGLYILGQKEKRFQLKYWGHIALGAASCLATFGPWQVYIIKRFPLESSLSYAFNREHIFTALEGHSGNFLFHFRELWTIYGSSFHLIFLALGILLSLIISPKKAFGFGLFAAFGVLYLFFSLVKTKMPAFCFPVHFLGLSYIVWGLAGSLQYVKFPALRKWGLAILGAILCFGIFQPQKILQARQIDNHLRNAKLHNTAIYKSMGTELQEVDVVFNCKPFEQTELMFFQDVAAYHWYPEEAKIDSLLQLGYRIAAFKSHHDQHLPAYFYREEIKIIDVDIH
- a CDS encoding SDR family NAD(P)-dependent oxidoreductase; this encodes MQGKTILIVGGSRGIGAALAQKLLAEGAQVYNASRSATTLGQSLSYDALTDDPKALLAQLPDQLDGLVYCPGSINLRPFHRIKEEQFNQEFELNVMGAVRLLQAALPQLKKAEAGASVVLFSTVAVKLGMPFHSAIAMAKGALEGLTKSLAAEWASHNIRLNAIAPSLTNTDLAERLLNTEAKQESAAKRHPLGRIGQPQDIASLAYYLLDQNSQWMTGQVLGLDGGMGSLKI
- the pheS gene encoding phenylalanine--tRNA ligase subunit alpha is translated as MQIEAFEKANLLAQEVAAAAPQNKEELEQFRLKFLGTKNQLKPLFGEMRNVPNERKKEYGQLLNEIKQAAEAKFYAKKEELERAELKNYERIDLTAPAQPENWGSRHPVALVMEEMLQIFERIGFSVAEEREIEDDWTNFTALGTPEDHPARDMQDTFYVKDPEKMVLRTHTSPVQIRSMLKQKPPLRIVAPGRVYRNETVSARSHCQFHQIEGLYVAKDVSFADLRQTLYYFAKEMFGATNIRLRPSYFPFTEPSAEMDVYLGLETERDRRLTKGTGWLEVLGCGMVDPKVLENCGIDPEEYTGFAFGIGIERIALFKYEVDDIRLFFENDQRFLKQFNPVLNA
- a CDS encoding glycoside hydrolase family 73 protein — encoded protein: MKSLAFFLCLFSFATSWAKPFSIEDLDPAKTQAYILQFQHIAIAEMDRAGIPASIKMAQGILESGSGASQLAIQANNHFGIKCGGKKHWDGPSFYLWDDETVKSCFRVYDQAEKSYIAHSEFLRNPKKAWRYGFLFDLDKTDYKAWAKGLQKAGYATAKTYSKNLISIIERYELYRLDHLSFQDLQLAPGELDSIFNLQPPPKDSIKGPEERLAIRIPDPFGEVKDTVELELPKGIIEVNGRKAMVLQVGESLNELAQRANIKLKKLERYNDFAEQGCPRAGQYVFLQRKKKRYTGDQHFHILRKGQDLRAVSQYYGIRLKSLEKLNKIYRETLPKTGNKIRLKKE